The following is a genomic window from Chryseobacterium ginsenosidimutans.
CAATGAAATGCTGGCAGGCTGCTGCGAGGAATTGGATCTCTGAATTGAAAAAATCTATAAATTAAGAACAAATGAAGAATATAGATCCCAAAACTCCGATATGGCGACTAACTGTTGAAGAATTTTTGGAGGTTTCCAAAGAAATTAATTCGGAAAAAAAATATGAATATGGATTGAAAGGTCTGGCGAAAATGCTGGGATGTTCTATTTCGAAAGCCTCGGAAATAAAATCTTCAGGACTGTTAGATGACGCCATCATTCAAAAAGGAAACATTATCATAATTGATAAGGAAAAGGCATTAGCGCTTTTTGCACAAAAATAAAGATGCATTACCTTGAATTAGTGCAGCGGTTTTGGGATTTTAACCAAAAAACATCAATTGGAACAACGGGAATTTCAATGTACTTGTACCTGCTGAAAATTGGTTCT
Proteins encoded in this region:
- a CDS encoding DUF3853 family protein, which produces MKNIDPKTPIWRLTVEEFLEVSKEINSEKKYEYGLKGLAKMLGCSISKASEIKSSGLLDDAIIQKGNIIIIDKEKALALFAQK